The following nucleotide sequence is from Candidatus Saccharimonadia bacterium.
CGCCGCGCTCGATTTCTCCTGGATCGCGAACATCGATGGGGGCCACCTCCATTCGCAAATACGGTGCCACCGCCTGTATCGCGCCGAATTGCCCGCTACCAGATGGAACCGCGGGATTGCGGATCACCCCCACGCGCGTCACGCCGGGGGCGACCTGCTTGAGCACCTCTAGCCATTTTCCGCTCACACCGTATTCGCGGGCGGCAAAGCCGGTAGCATTACCGCCCGGGCGTGCCAGGCTCACGACATAGCCGCTGCCAACGGGATCAGTGACCTGCACGAATACAATCGGTATCGTTTTAGAATGCTGAAGCAGTGGGCCTAATGTCGAGGTGCCATTGGCCAATATGATATCTGGCGCAAGCGCAACCAGTTCCGCCGCGTGGCGGCGA
It contains:
- a CDS encoding ABC transporter substrate-binding protein, which gives rise to MVALAPDIILANGTSTLGPLLQHSKTIPIVFVQVTDPVGSGYVVSLARPGGNATGFAAREYGVSGKWLEVLKQVAPGVTRVGVIRNPAVPSGSGQFGAIQAVAPYLRMEVAPIDVRDPGEIERGAAALASGSNGALIVTANGAAVAHRDVIITTAARHKLPAVYWQRHFVTAGGLISYGEDGTDQYTRAAGYVDRILKGEKPADLPVQAPTKYELVINLKTAKALGLDVPPSLLSRADAVIE